A genomic window from Megalobrama amblycephala isolate DHTTF-2021 linkage group LG2, ASM1881202v1, whole genome shotgun sequence includes:
- the LOC125262629 gene encoding uncharacterized protein LOC125262629, which translates to MKKMLCMFIFFCLCWMSLTGVFAAETNETQSVSVMEGDSVTLYIDAAEIQKGDNMLWKYGADKQIIAEISRIYKLFITYNGPDERFRDRLKMDNQTGSLTITNITTEHDGDYQLEIRGVDLTLKTFTVSVYARLPVPVISSNSSQCSSSSSSNCSLVCSAVNVSHVTLSWYKGNSLLSSISVSDLSISLSLPLEVEYQDKNTYSCVLNNSFTNQTRHLDYITQLCHTCSTDQTDTFTYIDSFIITAPRVVLCCHSAGSLFIMAGFGIFCIYRKLRKTEQQVQICEDEKTSAMFHHPTIYERNAHKWRAEEYSHVEYVSVSMRR; encoded by the exons gtgtgtttgctgctgaaacaaatgaaacacagtcagtgtcagtgatggagggagattctgtcactttaTACATTGATGCTGCTGAAATACAGAAAGGAGACAATATGCTGTGGAAATATGGAGCTGACAAGCAGATTATAGCTGAAATCAGTAGAATTTATAAATTGTTCATCACATATAATGGTCctgatgagagattcagagacagactgaagatggacaatcaaactggatctctgaccatcacaaacatcacaactgaacatgaTGGAGATTATCAACTAGAGATAAGAGGAGTGGAtctgacattaaaaacattcaCTGTTTCTGTCTACG ctcgtctgcctgttcctgtcatcagcagtaactcttcacaatgttcgtcatcatcatcatcaaattgttcattggtgtgttcagctgtgaatgtgagtcatgtgactctctcctggtacaaaggaaacagtttattgtccagcatcagtgtgtctgatctcagcatcagtctctctctacctctggaggtggaatatcaggataaaaacacctacagctgtgtgctgaacaattcATTCACTAACCAAACAAGACATCTGGACTACATCACTCAACTCTGTCACACGTGTTCAACAG ATCAGACTGACACATTCACTTACATTGACTCGTTTATCATTACAGCTCCTAGAGTTGTTCTCTGCTGTCATTCTGCTGGATCTCTGTTCATTATGGCTGGATTTGGGATCTTCTGCATCTACAGGAAACTCAGAAAAACTGAACAGCAAG TTCAGATTTGTGAAGATGAGAAAACTTCTGCAATGTTTCATCATCCAACGATCTATGAAAGAAACGCACATAAATGG AGAGCTGAAGAGTACAGTCACGTGGAGTATGTGTCTGTCAGCATGAGGAGATGA
- the LOC125262630 gene encoding SLAM family member 5-like, whose amino-acid sequence MKKMLCMFVLFCLYWTGVFAAETTEIQSVSVMEGDSVTLHIDAAEIQKEENILWKYGAEKHIIAEITAGIFSTYDGTDERFRDRLKLDDQTGSLTITNITTEHAGIYEVKISGSKLTTRIFNVSVYARLPVPVISSNSSQCSSSSSSSSICSLVCSAVNVSHVTLSWYKGNSLLSSISVSDLSISLSLPLEVEYQDKNTYSCVLNNPISNQTQHLDITHLCHTCADQTDSITSSPPVSVSLIVLISAGSLLIITLFGIFWICRKCRKTDQRAEEYSHVEYVSVSMRR is encoded by the exons atgaagaaaatgctttgcatgtttgttttgttctgtttgtacTGGACTG gtgtgtttgctGCTGAAACAACTGAAATAcagtcagtgtcagtgatggagggagattctgtcactttaCACATTGATGCTGCTGAAATACAGAAAGAAGAAAATATACTGTGGAAATATGGAGCTGAAAAGCATATTATAGCTGAAATCA CTGCGGGAATCTTCTCTACATATGATGGTActgatgagagattcagagacagactgaagctggacgatcaaactggatctctgaccatcacaaacatcacaactgaacatgctggaatTTATGAAGTAAAGATAAGTGGATCAAAACTGACAACAAGAATATTCAATgtttctgtctatg ctcgtctgcctgttcctgtcatcagcagtaactcttcacaatgttcttcatcatcatcatcatcatcaatttgttcattggtgtgttcagctgtgaatgtgagtcatgtgactctctcctggtacaaaggaaacagtttattgtccagcatcagtgtgtctgatctcagcatcagtctctctctacctctggaggtggaatatcaggataaaaacacctacagctgtgtgctgaacaatcccatcagcaaccagactcaacatctggacatcactcacctctgtcacacatgtgcag ATCAGACTGATTCAATCACTTCCTCTCCTCCAGTCTCGGTCTCTCTGATAGTGTTGATCTCTGCTGGATCTCTGTTGATTATAACTCTGTTCGGGATCTTCTGGATCTGCAGGAAATGTAGAAAAACAGACCAA